GTCGTTCCCAAGAAAAGCAAATTTGATCCTTGGCCCGGAATTGAAGGCCTTTCATCAAGTGATGTCGCAGACCTTCCATCCGATGGAGGAAGGTAATTTCGCACCGATCAAGGCGCGGAGCGCAGAAATGATGCAGAAGGCAGATGCCTTGGCAGCAAGTACCGCTCCTGCCGAATTTAACAAGCCCGATGTGCTCAAAGCCGTGAAAAAGCTCAAAGCCGACAGCAAAAAATTGAATGATCTCGTGACCAAAAAGGCTTCCGACGAAGTCCTCAAGAAGTCACTGACAGCGTTGCACGATACGTTCCATCAAATTGTGGGACTATGTTTCGGAGAAGAGCATTGATTTGCCCGATCTGAACATTCATAAATGTCTAGCATGCCTGGGAGCAGCAATTGAATTACTCCCAAGCTTTATTTTTATACGATGAGTCAAAAGGAAGAAATCAAGTTCTACAGCGTTGGAGGCTCCTACGGAGAGTTTTCTTGTTTCGCTGTGTATCCGATCCGGGTCAAGGGCAAAGTTTGGCCAACAACCGAGCATTACTACCAAGCACAAAAATTTGCCGGCACTTCGCAAGAACTTGCCATCCAAAAGGCAGCCACGCCCATGAAAGCCGCCGAATTGGGCCGGACGAAAAAAATCAGGGTCAGGCCAACTTGGGACAATGTCAAGGACAACATCATGATGGAGGCAATGCGGGCCAAGTTCACCCAATATGCCGACCTCAAGGCCATGTTGTTGGCAACCGAGGATGCCCAAATCACCCTTCACACCGAGACCGATGCCTACTGGGGCGATGGTGGTGACGGAAAAGGCCTGAACAAGATGGGCAAGATCCTCATGAAGGTGCGCGAAGAGCTTCAAAAGGGCTAGTCCATCGAATTTCAGGTCCGGTAAATTACATTTCTATGGTAGCAGGAACGCCTCCGGATTTTGCAGTGGGCATCATCGGGGCAGGATTTGCCGGGATCATCGCTGCCATGCAATTGCAAAAGCAGGGGCGCAATAACTTTATCATCTTTGAACGTGCCGATCAGGTTGGTGGCACTTGGCGTGACAATACGTATCCGGGTTGCGCCTGTGATGTGCCTTCCCATGTCTATTCGATCGCAGCGGCGCCCAATCCAAGTTGGTCGCGCATGTTTTCTCCGCAACAGGAAATTCTTGCCTACATGCAAGATGTCGTTCGGCAAAATGGCTTGGAGGGGAAAATCCGATATGGTGCAGACATTGTGCACTGCGAATTCGACACGGCATCGGGCCGCTGGAAACTGACTGACCGGCAAGGACGGAGCACCACCGTCAAGGCTGTGATCGCAGCCCTCGGTCCGCTGAACAGACCCAAATGGCCTGATATCCCAGGCATTGAAGCCTTTCAAGGAAAAGCCTTCCATACTTCCCAATGGGACCATGCATGTGATTTGACCGGCAAAAACGTGGCCGTGATCGGTACGGGCGCAAGCGCCATTCAAGTGGTACCTTCGATCGCACCCATCGTTGGCAACCTCACTGTCTTTCAGCGCACTGCTGCATGGGTTTCCAACCGCAATGACCATCCGATTTCGCAACCACAACAGCGCCGATACAAGCGGTTTCCGATCCTGCAACGGCTGATGCGTACCATCATCTATTGGGTGATGGAAATTCGTGGACGTTTGTTTATCGGGAATCGTTTTCTCCATCGTTTGGAACAGCGTGCCTGCCTGCGCAAGCTCGAAAAGGAGGTTCAGAATCCGGAGATTCGGCGCAAGCTCACCCCCGCTTATACCTTGGGATGCAAGCGCATCCTGCAATCCGACGATTACCTGCCCACATTCAACCGACCCAACGTCACCCTCGTCACCGATTCCATTGCCGAAATCACGCAGACGGGTATTCGCACAGCCGATGGCGCGGAATTTCCGGTCGACGTGATCATTTTCAGTACCGGATTCGAAGCCGCTGAAATCAAAACCGACGCAACGATCACTGGGCTCGACGGACGCGAAATCTTTGCAGAATGGGCCAAAACGGGCATGGAAGCCTACAAAGGCACCACTTTTTCGGGTTATCCCAACTTCACCTACGTACTCGGACCGAATACAGGCTTGGGGCATAGTTCAGTCCTGCACATCATGGAGTCGCAAATGCCCTACATTTTGCAATACCTCGATGTCTTGGATCAGCAAGGACCGAATGGGTATTTGGATGTCAAGCCCGAGGTGCAAAAGGCGCACAATGCAGCATTGCAGGCGCAATTCAAAGGAACAGTCTGGGAATCAGGGTGCAAAAGTTGGTATGTAAATTCGCAGGGAAAAAACACAACGCTTTTCCCTCGATTGACCCGCGAATTCAGGAAGCAATTGGCGCATTTTGATGCCGCGAATTATCGGTGCGTTCGATGATCCAAGAAGCCTGCGCAGCTGATTTTGATCACGAATTCCCCGAGTTTAAATCGCCATTTTCGCATTCAAAATCAATGGAATGGGAAAGCTGTCTATTCTTCTGAAACTCTTAGGCTTTGTCGCGATCTTCTTGTTTCCTGCAGGATTGCAAGCCCAATGGAATTACGTAGGGCCGGCCGGGATTTCCTCTGGATGGTCTGCTTACAACGATATCGCAGTGGATTCTGGTGGTGCGCCGATCGTAGTCTTTCGAGACATTGGATTGCAGTCTGCCCCCTGTCTGCGGTGGGATGGCAGCCAATGGGAACAAATCGGAGCGGCAAGCGATACATTTCCGGTGGGGTACGATTTGCATTTGTTCGTCGGCAAGGAAGACAAGATTTCCCTGGTTTTTCAGGACGAAGGAAACAACTACCTCTCCTGTATCCGCTACAACGGAAGTCAGTGGGATTATGTCGGTTCCCAATACCTCAGTCAGTCAATGGCCAATTACGTTACCGCAGCCTATGACACTGCTGGCCAATTCCATGTGGCATTTGTGGACATGAACGGTTTCCACTTTCTTCGGGAAAATGGGGCCAATTGGGATGCATTGCCCATGAACGGTTTGCCTTCCCCGATCGCGTATACATCCTTGCAATTCGGTCCTGACAATACGCCGTATTTGATGTTTACCGATATGAATACGTTGAAGGCCAATTGCATGTCATGGAACGGCGCGGCTTGGGTCGGGGTCGGGAACGCCGGATTCTCCACCAATTTTGCCAAAGATGATCGGTTGCTCATTTCGCCTACAGGTGCCATATTTTGTGCTTACGACGATGGCTTGACAACGGTGAAGAAATTGAATGCACAGACGCAAATGTGGGAACTGATCGGGCAGGCGGGACTGGGAGGATCCTTTATGGGCCTCGAAGACTTTATTCGGGATTCAAACGGCGGACTTTATATCAGCACCTCGCAAATTGCAGGCGATCATGCACGTTGCCTGAAATTTGACGGAAGCAGTTGGTCACAGATCGGCGGAACGGGCATCAACGACACGACGGCAGGCTATCCCAATATCGCCCTCAGCCCCGACGGGACACTCTTTTGCACCTACAATGATTTCGAAATTTCCAAAGCGGTCGTCAAGGAATTCGTAGGGGCCGTCAAGGTGGAGGAGCAGGCTTTGGGTGCTGATTTCGAACTGTTTCCAAATCCTGGGTCATCGTCACTCCATTTCAGCGAGCCCTCAATCCGTGCAAAATTCTCGGTGAGAATTCTGGATATCAGGGGCAAGGTTCGTTGGATGGGAAATCTGACGCAGCAGGATGCCGTTTCTGGAATCGACCTGACAAATTTGGACGCGGGATTGTATTTCGTGGAATTGACCTCCGCCAATGGAACATTCTGCCGGAAATGGATCAAGCAATAGGCGAAATTCGGCAATCCTTGTCTAGCGGGTAACCGTCAATTTTTTCGTTTGCAACACGCCTCCTGAGAGGACGTTCACGAAGTAGACTCCCGGTGTTTGCACCTCTAAAATGCAAGCGGCAGCATCGGGATGGGAAATCATCAGCACCTTTCCGAGCAAGTCCGTGACGGTAACTTCCTCAATGGGAGAACCGCTTACCACGTGAAACTGACCTGCGGAGGGATTGGGATAAACCCTGAGATGGGGTCCTGTATCGGCACCCGCCACCCCGACAACCGGCGGATAGCAAGTCCCCGGCAAATTCGCATCGATCCAAGCAAGCCTGCCGACGATCCATTGTTTCATATAGTCCAATTCCTCCTGAAAGGTATTGGCCAATGGGGAAGGGTTGGGCCAAACATAGGTGCCGAGAATCTGCCATTGCCGGAAGTGCCGCACTTGGGCCTGATTGAGCAGCGTCGCAACCGAGTCGATGTAATGAAAGATATGCGCGGTATCGAGGACATTGCTCCGCAATTCCGTCCAACGACATTGTAAGTTGTTGGTAAAGAGGGTGTCTTGCACGAGCCTTTTCCACCAGAATGGCATGTCGCAAGCACAATAATCCGGCTCGTTGTAATGCCAATCTGCTACTTCCGGCGCATTGCAATAGTCCGCTCCACGCCAAGCGCCGTTGAAATCCCAAGAGGGGCCCATCGTCAGCTTCCCGCCCTTGCTGTCCTTGTCCTTGTAGAAGTAGGTCGACAGCCAATAGGCATCCACATTTTTGGCCAATTCGTTGAGGAGAAAATAGTCGACAAACGAGCGTTCATTTCCGAAATGGCGCCATCCGATCGTCGTATCCTGGAAAAATGGTCCGTCCAAGGCCGTTTCAAAGCTGTCGATATAGGCCTCGATATAGGCTTGTTGAACGGGAAGCAAGGTCCCCGCCTTCGGCGAAACCAGCTGGAAATTGATCACGTTGTTGCTCGGATTGGTTTGGTCGGGCAGGAAATTGGATTGCCATGACGGGCCGCCGATCCAGTCGATCTTGGCGATGTAGCCTCCGGTCAGGTCATCGCCGATGGTATCGTTGAGCGTCAATTTGGCGATGTCCACGCGGTCGCCGTCCCGTTTGATGGATTCCGTGATTTCATAGATGCCTTGGTAGGACCCATTGAGAATGACCTCGCAATAGCGCCCGCGGACCGCATATTGGCCCATGTCATTGCTCAGCGCATAGGACAACCAATTGCGCATGCACGACTTGTCGCTGTAGGGCCCATACAAAATCCAATCGTGTTCCTTGGGCATGCCCAGCAGCATCGTGTCGAGGTTGCCGCCGTTTTGGTCCCACGTTTCGAAGGCATATTGTTTCTGCGGAAAGCTCTGCGAACTGTTGCCGCGGACTTCGATGCCAATCCAGCCTTCGTAGGAATTGAAGGAATCGTTGACATGGTTCAGCATCCCCGGGCCATTGTCGATGATGCCCATATAAGCCGCAATCTTGGGGTCATTGGGGATGCTTTGGCCTTGCGTGTTGAGGATCACGAGCGGCAAGTCGGTCGCAGAGACGATTTGTGCCGTCGCCGGATTGTTGCCGAATGTTATCGACCAACTGTTGACGTAGCCGGTGTCTGCGCCATAGGTGTCCGTCACCCGCAGGAACCAGGTTCCGTTGCCGTTTTGTTGATTGTTGACCACGCCCATCTGACTTTGCGGACGGAAAACGCCGGTAAAGGGAGCCGAACCCTGCCAAATGCCGAGCGCAGCAGTATCAGTGAAGC
This genomic window from Bacteroidota bacterium contains:
- a CDS encoding NAD(P)/FAD-dependent oxidoreductase, coding for MVAGTPPDFAVGIIGAGFAGIIAAMQLQKQGRNNFIIFERADQVGGTWRDNTYPGCACDVPSHVYSIAAAPNPSWSRMFSPQQEILAYMQDVVRQNGLEGKIRYGADIVHCEFDTASGRWKLTDRQGRSTTVKAVIAALGPLNRPKWPDIPGIEAFQGKAFHTSQWDHACDLTGKNVAVIGTGASAIQVVPSIAPIVGNLTVFQRTAAWVSNRNDHPISQPQQRRYKRFPILQRLMRTIIYWVMEIRGRLFIGNRFLHRLEQRACLRKLEKEVQNPEIRRKLTPAYTLGCKRILQSDDYLPTFNRPNVTLVTDSIAEITQTGIRTADGAEFPVDVIIFSTGFEAAEIKTDATITGLDGREIFAEWAKTGMEAYKGTTFSGYPNFTYVLGPNTGLGHSSVLHIMESQMPYILQYLDVLDQQGPNGYLDVKPEVQKAHNAALQAQFKGTVWESGCKSWYVNSQGKNTTLFPRLTREFRKQLAHFDAANYRCVR
- a CDS encoding T9SS type A sorting domain-containing protein; this encodes MGKLSILLKLLGFVAIFLFPAGLQAQWNYVGPAGISSGWSAYNDIAVDSGGAPIVVFRDIGLQSAPCLRWDGSQWEQIGAASDTFPVGYDLHLFVGKEDKISLVFQDEGNNYLSCIRYNGSQWDYVGSQYLSQSMANYVTAAYDTAGQFHVAFVDMNGFHFLRENGANWDALPMNGLPSPIAYTSLQFGPDNTPYLMFTDMNTLKANCMSWNGAAWVGVGNAGFSTNFAKDDRLLISPTGAIFCAYDDGLTTVKKLNAQTQMWELIGQAGLGGSFMGLEDFIRDSNGGLYISTSQIAGDHARCLKFDGSSWSQIGGTGINDTTAGYPNIALSPDGTLFCTYNDFEISKAVVKEFVGAVKVEEQALGADFELFPNPGSSSLHFSEPSIRAKFSVRILDIRGKVRWMGNLTQQDAVSGIDLTNLDAGLYFVELTSANGTFCRKWIKQ
- a CDS encoding CotH kinase family protein, with translation MKGLSPLKKFQNIYQRMLRKMLLSAAATLVVASAFAQTFTGGGGPIHDLTTIDIPLTVIGLIPANIDTIGFGLESVCIDLTHTYDSDLEISLVSPDGTTTLLVAGQGGGGHDFTNTCFTDTAALGIWQGSAPFTGVFRPQSQMGVVNNQQNGNGTWFLRVTDTYGADTGYVNSWSITFGNNPATAQIVSATDLPLVILNTQGQSIPNDPKIAAYMGIIDNGPGMLNHVNDSFNSYEGWIGIEVRGNSSQSFPQKQYAFETWDQNGGNLDTMLLGMPKEHDWILYGPYSDKSCMRNWLSYALSNDMGQYAVRGRYCEVILNGSYQGIYEITESIKRDGDRVDIAKLTLNDTIGDDLTGGYIAKIDWIGGPSWQSNFLPDQTNPSNNVINFQLVSPKAGTLLPVQQAYIEAYIDSFETALDGPFFQDTTIGWRHFGNERSFVDYFLLNELAKNVDAYWLSTYFYKDKDSKGGKLTMGPSWDFNGAWRGADYCNAPEVADWHYNEPDYCACDMPFWWKRLVQDTLFTNNLQCRWTELRSNVLDTAHIFHYIDSVATLLNQAQVRHFRQWQILGTYVWPNPSPLANTFQEELDYMKQWIVGRLAWIDANLPGTCYPPVVGVAGADTGPHLRVYPNPSAGQFHVVSGSPIEEVTVTDLLGKVLMISHPDAAACILEVQTPGVYFVNVLSGGVLQTKKLTVTR
- a CDS encoding NADAR family protein; the encoded protein is MSQKEEIKFYSVGGSYGEFSCFAVYPIRVKGKVWPTTEHYYQAQKFAGTSQELAIQKAATPMKAAELGRTKKIRVRPTWDNVKDNIMMEAMRAKFTQYADLKAMLLATEDAQITLHTETDAYWGDGGDGKGLNKMGKILMKVREELQKG